In Paenibacillus sp. FSL M7-0420, a single genomic region encodes these proteins:
- the spoVT gene encoding stage V sporulation protein T, with product MKATGIVRRIDDLGRVVIPKEIRRTLRIREGDPLEIFVDRDGEVILKKYSPIGELGDFAKEYAESLYEGTGHITMITDRDTFIALAGGSKKDYLEKQVGVLLEKVMESRKTMLETNAGSYDISKDHTELLSTYVAAPIISGGDPIGCVVLLNKDDSVKMAQMEVKMAETAAAFLGKQMEQ from the coding sequence ATGAAAGCTACTGGTATTGTAAGACGTATTGATGACCTCGGACGAGTTGTTATCCCCAAAGAGATCAGACGCACCTTACGGATTCGTGAGGGCGATCCTCTGGAAATTTTTGTTGACCGCGATGGTGAGGTTATATTGAAAAAATATTCACCGATTGGTGAATTGGGCGATTTCGCCAAGGAATATGCAGAGTCGCTGTATGAAGGAACAGGGCATATTACCATGATTACGGACCGGGACACGTTCATCGCGCTCGCCGGCGGCTCCAAGAAGGATTATCTGGAGAAGCAAGTGGGTGTGCTGCTGGAAAAGGTAATGGAAAGCCGTAAAACGATGCTTGAGACCAATGCAGGCAGCTATGACATCAGCAAGGACCACACGGAGCTGTTATCCACTTATGTGGCAGCGCCTATTATCTCCGGAGGAGATCCGATCGGCTGCGTAGTGCTGCTGAATAAGGATGATTCAGTCAAGATGGCCCAGATGGAAGTGAAAATGGCGGAGACAGCCGCAGCCTTCCTGGGCAAGCAAATGGAGCAGTAA